The genome window aagGGTCCAAACATCAGCTGAGAAATAATATTTTGCACAGAAGTGGCTCAAATTGCCTCTTCAGCCCCAAGTAAAAACacagaaatatagttttattTGTACAGTGCATAATCACAATTTAACTTCAAAGTCACTTTGCTCAAATTTTGTTGAATCTGTCATGATAAATGATATTACACACACTGATACAAAATTGTCCATAGTGTAGCAACGAAGAGACCCATACAATATTCAATACAGCAAAAGCTTAATCTCAAATATAGTAGAATCTAGTTTAAGAATAGGATTCAGACCTCTAAGTAGTTCCCAAAAATACAATAATACTACATAGTAAGCGTAGTAACTCTTAAAGAGAAGGTCCATCAGATGCATGAAAGAATATGCtggacaagagaaaaaaaactagtaaactAAAAGGCAAGAGAAAGAAAACTTGCCTTTGTCAGCTCTGCATTTCTGGTCTGTGCTTGAGCAATTTCTTCTTTAAGTTGAACAGTTTGCAGCTGTTCCCTGTTAAGTGTTGCTTCTAGTTCCTCTTTCTCAGTTTTAAGAGCTGCTAAAAGTTGTTCACTTGCTTCATCATTTCTGTTTTTCTGGAACTCAgcacaacacaagataaaaGAAAGACAGTGTAAGTATCCAGAACAACTCAAATCATCATTGGTAACAGCGACCACAATCATGAACTTTGTATCAGATGTATTTTATTTCATGAGTGCCTGTAACACAATTAGCTGTACTGTCTAGTTCACAGAAATTCGAGTTATACGAACCCTAATTTCTGcaaacacacaaaagaaaaactagacttgtggaaaaaagaaaaaaccatTTTGTGCTCAATCGAAGTGGCGAGGCCAACATATGAAGCGTCATACAGTTCTACCTAGCAGGGCAAAGTATCCTGAGCAGGACATTACCAGGTCTGAATCAGCACTGTCCATGGCAATCTCTCGTATCTTCCCATCTTGAGAAATCTCAACCTCGGGTTCCAGGACCCTATATGTACTAACTGAGACAGTTTCTTCTTTTGTAGTTGACTGCGAATCTGATTTGAGGCTAAGTTTAAGAGTGTAAACCTGCCCATCACacggaaaaatgaaaaatgttggTAAAAGTTAACTCCATGCATGAACATAAGACTTGAAGATGCCAGTTACCTCGTTGCTGTATCGCCCATTGTATCCTCCAAAAGAAACGAGATAATCATTTCCATTGTAATTGCTATGCACTAAAGTCATGCCCTAGAAAATAACAAATTGTAAATATTAACAGCCAAAGGAAAATCATTATGACCACTAAATACTGCGCAAGAGATATACCTCACTGGCAAGGGGAACACGTCCTTCCACAGTGCTAACAACTGACCATGTCAGAGTTGACATGTTAAGCACAAGTGTTTCAGAGACCCCTGTAAAGAAGAGTGTACGAGCTGACTACACGCTAACAtaaaaaatgcaaagaaaatatttacTTGAAAAGAACTCAATGTTTCTTGTGCCACGCTGCTATGATCACAGCAATTATTTGGCATTAACAAAGAATGCATGTTACCATAAACCTCTTAGGGGGAAAAAGATAGCAAAATTCTCATTCCAAGATGACAGCTCTAGTTGAACTATTGCTTCCTACACTTTTATTAGATCTTACAGGATATTTTATAAGGTTATGTAATGTTGTTGATTAGTCAACACTAATTTAAACAATTTTCTTGTGTATTAGCAACAAAGTACCAAGCTACAATTTGcaaggaaaaaatatatattctaCCGTCATTTAACTGTTGGGTTAGTGCTACAAGGTGCAGAAGGCAAAAAGCCACACACCATATCATAGTTATCAAGAACAATTTTAACacaataagttaagacattaaATACTTACCACTTTTGTTATTGCCACCCCCAACTATGTACCAATTCTCCCCAACAGTTGCACCTGCATGGCCAGCTCGCGGGCTTGGAGTCAGACCCTGTTGTTTGGGTCTTGACCATTCCATCTGTAACTCCAACAGCAAAATTTATTAGTAAAAGATAACACACCAATATATACAAAGTTCCAGCAAGAAAAAGGTTTGTACCGTCTGCAAATCTAGGACATGTAGGTCATTGAAACATGTCGCATGAGACCCCCCACCAAAAATTAAAAGATAGCGATCAGCATGGCAAGCAGCAGCATGATCTGATCTTGGGGAAGGAGGGGTGCCTCTAAAACATAAAGCCAACAACATGATGAGCTGAATTCCAAAATATAGTAACACAATGTTTGTTCACAAAAAAACACATGCCTGATCTAATCTTGCAAAAttattccataatccatatatacaattatacatttaCTGAAATACAGTTTGATCAAATATTTGCATAGGGAAAATATTACAACTTCATAATGAAACTTTAAACAAATGATTATTTTTATGATctacaaaaatatattcaaaatCCTGCATGCAATTTATATTCCCTGATTCCACTTTTTTTCCATTTCCATTTTAAACTAGTAAAAACTGATGCCTGACAGTAAATTTAGTACTTCAGAATTAATTGAGTCAAACAGCAAAACTCTAACAAAAAAGTGGTGGAAAATAAGTCAAAGAGAAATCTACTGAAAAGTGTTCATCTAAATGGTGAACAGAGCAGCTCCTAAATTCTGACATATGTGGTGATATACTGATGtttaacatgtatatcaatTATGTTTGGAGACCAGTGTGCCGATCAAATCCAGGAACTCTTGAAAGTACCTTTTTTTTCAGATACATGAAGCTAACAGTGTTTTTTTCCCGATGTACTTACATTGCATCCATATCATCCCATGTCATGGTTTCAAGATCAAGAATGTGCAAGTCATTCAAGAGACATCGTTTTGCATCTTCACCACCGAACAAAACTAGAGTTGTTCCAACAAGAGTCACCGTCTGACCTCCACGACAAACCTGCAACAGATGAAACTTACATAAGAAATGTACTTTACCTGGGTATAACCAGATAATCAATATCAAAGCAATTGAGCATTATTACGATGCAGAATCTCTTATCAATCAGTTTACAATACAGACTTTCAGGTAAAATCAGTCACAGACCAATATAAGAATCCATTAGGGCAAGCACACTAAAAAAGGTACATGCTCAAACACAAGAACAGTGGAGCAAAGAATTACAAATTATTATAATTGATGGTGTAGGTTCAGAGTGTATTGAAGAAAATGATTACCGGTGGTTTGCCGTAAGTCCTTACAATCGACCAGGTACAAGTATGCGGATCAAATTCCTTCACTAGAATAAAAACACCAGAAGCAAAGTGACAGCATCAGAAAAACAAATCACAGCAATGAGAGATataattagaagaaaaatatcaaaatagatTAGAACTGAATTTTAGCAAACCTATAATGCCTTCGGATGACTCTTTTGTATGTCCGGCAATAGAGAAGAATTTGTTGCCCCACGATATCTACAAAATGGTGCAGAATGACAGGCAACCACCATTAACTACCGTCTTAAAGATAAATTACTTTGCAATAGTTCTAGCTATTGGTGCAGAAGTTTACCAAAGAATGGCCAGCACAAGGAGCGATTGGTGCTGTTTTAGTTGAATCAGAAGATTCTGCTTGCAATTTAGCATCAATCTTAGACCAAGTCAAAGTCTTCAAATCCAAAACCTATTTTGGtagaaaaagtgaaaaaaaaggcATTCATCAGACCTGTAATATTTAATGCTCAGTTGATTTAAAACGACATATCTGAATTTCAGTGCCTTTAAATGAATTTGTTTTCCTCCCCTTCATGCTGCTCTTCAAGCTTCTCACACCAAATATTATCTAAACAACTTTGACTGTTAATTTGTTATCTCTTTGCATAGTTGTTTAACTAAACCATCAAATACCCAAAAACTTATTCATTTGTCCGCAATATTTTGGGGAAATAGCTGTTAATTTGTTATTTCTTTGCATAGTGACAGCATACTGAATTTCATAACAATCTATTAGCCCAATAAGTTTGGCATACCGAAGCACATGGAGGACACATCGTTGCAGGAAACACAAACTTTGACATCACACCAGTACTACAAAGGGTCAAGTTTAGGAATGATAAACAGAAATGGAAGATTAATCTAAACAGTGTATTCAATAAGGTATGGCTATTTTAAGGGTGATTTGATTAACTGCAGTGGAACAGCAAAGCTCACATAGTTGCATGTTTCCAAGTCATAGCTAATAACTTAGGATGCATACACATGGTCTTGTGGATAGTTGTACTCAACTTCACGTACCTGAAGGTCACTAAGGAAACGCCCGTTGTGGTTTCCACCAAATATATACATCTTATCTTGCAACACAGTTGCTCCATGCTGAAGCAATCAAAATTCTCATTAGCGCTACAAAAGTAAATAGAAGAAACAAAATAGTTCAACTATGGATGTCGAAATAGAGTATCTGACAAACCTCATAACGAGGCTTCGGACGATGACCACTGACAGACAATGGAGTCCATTCTTCATGAGAACTAACGGTACTAAGGCCTTCCAGAATAACATCTTTGTCCTGTGTCTCCACAGAACTACCATTTTCAATAATGTTTTTTGGTTCCGGAACCGATGTTCCATTTGTTGAAGCTGGTACAATCTGTGGATCTTCTTTTGGTTTCTAATAAAAAAACACAGATGAGTAACTTAATAAATCtgttaaggaaaaaaaaagttggaAGGCTAGATAATGATACGGATCACTAATTGATAAAACCAATAGTGTCAGAGATCAAAATAAATTCTGAATAttcaggaaaaaagaagaagaagcaaccaaTAGTGAATATTGCTACTTACATGCATTTGAATATCTACAATAGGCTCAGGGTTGAACTCAGGGACCCTAGAGTACCATCCAGGATCTTCCTCCTGCCAAAATACCAATACATCAATTTGCACAGTTGCACACACTGAGCAATATCATGTAATCATTCCTACCTCCAAGATTTTGACAAAAAGACGCATTGCCTCCGCTGACGGCATGCTTCCGAGCCCATGCCAGCTAAAAACACAAATGGTATAAGCAAGCAGCAGTGTTTCAAGACATGCAACTCGATGCTAAAATGGTAATTTCTGGATATTTCCTGCTCCATTAGGCATTAGCTCTCCAGTTTGATCCTTCCATAATCTAAATTATACAAGTATTATGGTTATTGCAGCATAGGTATCTCATTTTCTAACTTCTGGTTCGAGACAAAATCTCATTCTGAATTCTGGCTTAAGCGATAACATAAGAGAACAGTACATGACAACAGATTATTTAACTGTCTCTGCTGACGTCTAGCCACATTTCAAATTGTAAGTAAATCACTAAGAGTTCCACTTCTCCATTGACATAGCCGAAACTAAATAAAAGTTAGCTTCTCTGCCGTGCGTGACAACTTGAAGCAGGATTAGAGTGCGGTCGTACTAACCTCGTCCATTTACTCTGCTCCACGGGGTTCCACGCCCTCGGCTTGGGCACATTGCATGGCCCAACTGTGGCCTGCACCAAAGCAGAACCCAAAATCACCAACCGAATACTGATCACCAAAGAAAATCTCTCCCCGAGAGCCAGAGATGAGAAAACTAACGCCACAATTCAACCCCAGACCAGCACCAATTCAGACCATTTCACTGTAGATCCACGCAAATCTCACCAGACGGCCCGAATTAACCGCAAAAAACTAAGCACAAACATCGGCCGACGCGTCACCTGCTGGTACAGGCCGTAGAGGAGGAGCGCGACGTCGTTCTGGAAGCGGGAGAtagcggcggaggaggtggcccCGCCGGCGCCGAACCCAGCGTAGGCCGCGGCGGCGTAGAAGCGGTCGGGGTAGGCGAGTCCGGAGCTCGCCATGGCCGGCACTGAGCCCTAGATCTCGCTCCGGATCTCGCGCGGGCACCGGACCGCCGGCGCGAGGTGTCGGTTAGGGTTTGCTCCTCCGAATCGCGCCTCCTCTTCGTCGACGTGTGGAAATGGAAATCTGCGGGCGGACTCCGCGTCGAGATCTGGAGGGAGACGACGCGGCGACGCTGGCTTCGTTCGCGTGCGATGCTTTTAACTTTCACCGCCGAGGTGGCCGTGGAAtggaagggagggagggagggagggcgaGGTGCATGCTGACGGGAGCGGCCACGTGTCGTTGAAAGGTGGGCTCCGCGTGGGCCCAGTGACGTGGTAACGGAGTCGTGTCGCAGGGCCGGAGTCATTCGTTTGGGCTGGGTGTTCTCGTCCGGCACAAAATCCTGTGCAGACGGGCTGCAAACCTCTCCCCGTGCAGCCCCTGCCTGCACGACGCGTGGCAGCGGTTTCGATCTGACGGGACAAACCATTTGTGGTCGATCTGGACGCCTGCGGCTCGCGATCTAGACGCCcatggctcggctcggctctcAGGTGGACATGAGCGTATTGTTTCCAAAATTCGAGGGGACACGGGCTCGGCGTCTTGGGACTCCATTGATCGCGTGGGCATGGAGTAAGACGTCTCATCTTCCGCCTTAGATCGCTGCCAAATTGAGGACAGATGGTCAGTCTATCATGGATTATGCATGCTTTGGTGATGCTGTGTCATTTGACACCACATTTGACACTAATAAGTTTGAAATGCTTTTTGCTCCACTCCTTGGAACAAACCATCACAAGCAGACAATAATTTTTGGGGCTGCACTCTTATTTAATCAAACAATCGAATCATTTGTTTGGCTTTTTGAAACATTTCTAACAGCAATGTCAGGCAAACATCCAAGCACAATTTTCACTGATCAAGATG of Phragmites australis chromosome 3, lpPhrAust1.1, whole genome shotgun sequence contains these proteins:
- the LOC133913723 gene encoding acyl-CoA-binding domain-containing protein 6, translating into MASSGLAYPDRFYAAAAYAGFGAGGATSSAAISRFQNDVALLLYGLYQQATVGPCNVPKPRAWNPVEQSKWTSWHGLGSMPSAEAMRLFVKILEEEDPGWYSRVPEFNPEPIVDIQMHKPKEDPQIVPASTNGTSVPEPKNIIENGSSVETQDKDVILEGLSTVSSHEEWTPLSVSGHRPKPRYEHGATVLQDKMYIFGGNHNGRFLSDLQVLDLKTLTWSKIDAKLQAESSDSTKTAPIAPCAGHSLISWGNKFFSIAGHTKESSEGIIVKEFDPHTCTWSIVRTYGKPPVCRGGQTVTLVGTTLVLFGGEDAKRCLLNDLHILDLETMTWDDMDAIGTPPSPRSDHAAACHADRYLLIFGGGSHATCFNDLHVLDLQTMEWSRPKQQGLTPSPRAGHAGATVGENWYIVGGGNNKSGVSETLVLNMSTLTWSVVSTVEGRVPLASEGMTLVHSNYNGNDYLVSFGGYNGRYSNEVYTLKLSLKSDSQSTTKEETVSVSTYRVLEPEVEISQDGKIREIAMDSADSDLKNRNDEASEQLLAALKTEKEELEATLNREQLQTVQLKEEIAQAQTRNAELTKELQAVRGQLAAEQSRCFKLEVDVAELRQKLQSMDTLEKEVELLRRQRDASEQAALEAKQRQGSGGMWGWLVGTPPDKSES